One stretch of Leptospira hartskeerlii DNA includes these proteins:
- a CDS encoding DUF6580 family putative transport protein, translating into MSLSKNLVAFALLVLAVLSRFLPHLPNFTPVLAISIFGGVYLSNRWLAIALPLGIMLISDLVIGLHDMIPVVYGLFVVYAIVGMKIKDRLGLGSLAIAGLAGSVSFFVITNFFVWLTSGMYTFNAQGLVECYIAAIPFFKYSLLGDFAYISVLFGSYYLLEKNGFVASTQAA; encoded by the coding sequence ATGTCACTATCTAAAAATTTGGTAGCTTTCGCATTACTCGTACTTGCGGTTCTCAGTCGTTTTCTTCCTCACTTACCGAACTTTACTCCGGTATTGGCGATTTCCATTTTCGGCGGAGTGTATCTCTCTAACCGTTGGTTAGCGATCGCTCTTCCTCTCGGAATTATGCTGATCAGCGACCTGGTGATCGGTCTTCACGATATGATCCCGGTAGTTTACGGGTTATTTGTTGTGTATGCAATCGTAGGAATGAAGATCAAAGATCGTTTAGGCCTTGGATCTCTGGCGATTGCTGGTCTTGCAGGTTCTGTTTCATTCTTCGTGATCACAAACTTTTTCGTTTGGTTGACTTCCGGAATGTATACTTTCAACGCACAAGGATTAGTAGAATGTTATATTGCCGCGATTCCTTTTTTCAAATATAGCTTGCTCGGAGATTTCGCTTATATTTCCGTTCTGTTCGGTTCCTATTATCTATTGGAAAAGAACGGATTTGTTGCTTCTACCCAAGCAGCTTAA
- a CDS encoding LA_2444/LA_4059 family outer membrane protein — MQTFLKLSASIFIGIFLFVSNPVYSQGKLPDPEALEKEADELEYQAGKSQVQAERRRLALLAAEKRKQAADVRNELHDQELSKPYNRPTFDIQFAALQSTWESEVLARQKNIGVNNYNTILSASGAYQNAQTTAAGAGVNPNLLNDSITSYSSPQGNTKTAFPIKLSYLNTAKTFGIEFNYLDLKIRPSYTTVDTASILSALAPVQYHSVQYRRLDYSLNFAWYMQTATGRIGVAVGARNLDIISSEYGVIPGNYGFGKSEEKAGGLGPQIGVRIFKNFNAFLLGHFKADYFRTLGHYNRNTQGVLNGITGPYILDTAPPGGLKENVLSRTGYEIDFGLSLLRSRWLKYTLGFQYTELISKVSGYNYNGNVFPGAPGDALFLNQVSKPLDQISTGSALQKEVHDKFYGIYLSLTLTI; from the coding sequence TTGCAGACTTTCCTGAAACTTTCCGCATCCATATTTATTGGCATCTTTCTATTCGTTTCCAACCCAGTATATTCTCAGGGCAAATTACCGGATCCGGAAGCCTTGGAAAAAGAAGCAGACGAACTGGAATACCAAGCCGGCAAATCCCAGGTCCAAGCAGAAAGAAGAAGGCTCGCATTACTAGCCGCAGAAAAGAGAAAACAAGCAGCTGATGTTCGAAACGAACTTCACGATCAAGAATTGTCCAAACCTTATAACCGACCTACCTTTGATATCCAATTTGCAGCATTACAATCCACTTGGGAATCCGAGGTTTTAGCCAGGCAAAAGAATATTGGAGTGAATAACTACAACACGATCCTATCAGCATCAGGAGCTTATCAAAACGCGCAAACTACTGCTGCAGGTGCAGGTGTAAATCCGAACTTGTTAAATGACAGTATCACTAGTTATTCTAGTCCCCAAGGAAATACTAAGACTGCATTTCCAATCAAACTGTCTTATTTGAATACTGCCAAAACTTTCGGGATAGAATTCAATTATTTAGATCTAAAGATCAGACCTTCTTATACAACTGTGGATACCGCTTCCATATTGTCCGCACTTGCTCCGGTCCAATACCATTCAGTTCAATACAGAAGATTAGATTATTCTTTAAACTTTGCTTGGTATATGCAAACCGCAACCGGAAGGATCGGCGTCGCAGTAGGAGCAAGAAATTTAGATATTATCTCCAGCGAATATGGAGTGATTCCTGGGAATTATGGATTCGGAAAATCGGAAGAAAAAGCGGGAGGCTTAGGCCCTCAAATCGGAGTTCGGATCTTCAAAAATTTCAACGCATTCTTATTAGGACACTTTAAGGCAGATTATTTCAGAACATTAGGACATTATAATAGAAACACACAAGGTGTTCTGAACGGGATCACCGGACCTTATATTTTAGACACTGCTCCTCCAGGCGGACTAAAAGAAAACGTGCTCAGTAGAACCGGTTATGAGATCGATTTTGGTCTCTCCTTACTCAGAAGTCGTTGGTTAAAATATACTTTAGGATTCCAATATACGGAATTGATCTCTAAAGTTTCCGGTTATAATTATAATGGAAATGTTTTTCCTGGAGCACCGGGTGATGCACTATTTCTAAATCAGGTTTCCAAACCTTTAGATCAAATCTCTACAGGCTCGGCCTTACAAAAAGAAGTACATGATAAATTCTATGGAATTTATCTAAGTTTAACTTTGACTATTTAA
- a CDS encoding cation transporter dimerization domain-containing protein, with translation MVFDFSDEYKETIQNILSERFSQVSKIYELKARSKGERKFLEFRLEFNKDIHPLEYPKILESLLDDLKQEFPYTEIIIYPNQR, from the coding sequence ATGGTTTTCGACTTTTCGGACGAATACAAAGAGACCATCCAAAATATTCTTTCGGAACGGTTCTCCCAAGTTTCTAAAATCTATGAACTAAAGGCCAGATCCAAGGGAGAACGGAAATTTCTTGAGTTCAGATTGGAATTCAATAAGGACATTCATCCTTTAGAATATCCAAAGATCTTGGAATCTTTACTAGACGATCTAAAACAAGAATTCCCTTATACGGAAATTATCATTTATCCAAACCAAAGATAG
- a CDS encoding TIGR00730 family Rossman fold protein, whose amino-acid sequence MTQMKPAICVFCGSRPGKEPRYLQAAVFLGHLMASEGVGLVYGGATSGLMGAVADSVLEKGGSVIGVLPEFLSSKEIAHKEITELILVPTMHERKLLMYEKSIAFIALPGGIGTLEELVEVTSWNQLGVLSKPIGILNVNGFFDPLLQQLDHMVEEGFLDSQTREWIEVSADPEELFEKIIKRSRI is encoded by the coding sequence CTGACTCAGATGAAACCAGCCATTTGCGTATTCTGCGGTTCCAGACCTGGTAAGGAACCTCGTTATCTCCAAGCCGCAGTATTCTTAGGTCACTTAATGGCCTCAGAAGGAGTAGGGCTGGTGTACGGAGGCGCTACCTCCGGTTTGATGGGAGCGGTTGCCGATTCCGTTTTAGAAAAAGGCGGGTCTGTGATCGGGGTTCTTCCTGAATTCCTTTCCAGTAAAGAAATTGCTCATAAAGAAATTACGGAACTGATATTAGTTCCAACTATGCATGAAAGAAAACTCCTAATGTACGAAAAGTCCATCGCGTTCATTGCATTACCGGGAGGGATCGGAACTTTAGAGGAATTAGTGGAAGTAACTTCTTGGAATCAGCTTGGAGTTCTTTCCAAACCGATCGGAATACTGAATGTAAACGGATTCTTCGATCCTCTTTTACAACAATTGGATCATATGGTAGAGGAAGGTTTCTTGGATTCTCAAACCAGAGAATGGATAGAAGTTAGCGCAGATCCGGAAGAACTTTTCGAAAAGATCATCAAAAGAAGTAGGATCTAA
- a CDS encoding ankyrin repeat domain-containing protein, with protein sequence MDWNDLFRAVKTGNNGTLRALLSEAATRDGFAEEFPELRDSYGCGLLYWAIKEGNKEATNLLVEYGSDPNETSSRGETALLLALESENAELTTILLDYGADPELRDMDGNTPLTRAISSGTLELVEILFDLPNHPPDIESRNGEGYSPLLLAVDMGHLEIAEYLVSKGADPKKKNSEGRTILHLTALHNDYEILDLFSENKEVRSLMENKDQDGNTPLLLSALYDSVECLERLLNLGADPLARNLSGKTAKEEADRMKFHHTLKVINKATITLLFRASSEGKTDTVEKILSNGYEAEVRDMLGRTPLLLAVKSGKTDLIELLVKNGASPYSTDKEGNSPLALAEASESPALHQIFKQFLNPEEGK encoded by the coding sequence GTGGACTGGAACGATCTTTTTCGGGCAGTAAAAACAGGAAACAACGGAACCCTTCGCGCCTTATTATCTGAGGCTGCAACAAGAGATGGTTTCGCAGAAGAATTTCCTGAACTCAGAGATTCGTACGGCTGCGGACTTTTGTACTGGGCCATCAAAGAAGGAAATAAAGAAGCCACAAATCTATTAGTAGAATACGGCTCCGACCCGAATGAGACAAGCTCCAGAGGAGAGACTGCTCTACTTCTCGCATTGGAATCCGAAAATGCAGAACTTACTACCATACTTTTGGATTACGGTGCAGATCCTGAACTCAGGGACATGGATGGAAATACTCCATTAACAAGAGCGATTAGTTCCGGAACATTAGAATTAGTAGAGATCCTATTCGATCTACCAAATCATCCTCCGGATATAGAATCCAGAAATGGAGAAGGTTACTCCCCTCTTCTACTCGCAGTGGACATGGGCCATTTAGAGATAGCGGAATATCTGGTTTCAAAAGGTGCAGATCCTAAAAAGAAAAACTCCGAAGGCCGGACAATTCTTCATCTCACAGCATTACATAATGATTATGAAATATTAGATCTATTCTCAGAGAACAAAGAAGTTCGTTCTTTAATGGAGAATAAGGACCAAGACGGAAATACACCTCTTCTTCTTTCCGCGTTATACGATAGCGTAGAGTGTTTGGAAAGATTACTAAATCTTGGCGCAGATCCCTTGGCCAGAAACCTAAGCGGTAAAACAGCCAAAGAAGAAGCTGACAGAATGAAATTCCATCATACTCTCAAAGTAATCAATAAGGCCACGATCACTTTATTGTTCAGAGCTTCTTCCGAAGGGAAAACAGATACAGTGGAAAAAATACTAAGTAATGGTTACGAGGCAGAAGTCCGCGACATGCTCGGCCGCACTCCATTGCTTCTCGCAGTAAAATCCGGAAAAACAGATCTGATCGAACTATTAGTGAAGAATGGAGCTTCTCCTTATTCTACGGATAAGGAAGGAAATTCTCCTTTAGCTCTTGCAGAAGCTTCTGAAAGTCCTGCACTCCATCAGATATTTAAACAATTCCTGAATCCGGAAGAAGGAAAATAA
- a CDS encoding AEC family transporter — protein sequence MSNFIVIGLCFLFGILIRTKGKFPSDSHKVINSFIISVSLPCMEFGPLRHASLDGNFLAFASMPWVLFGFGFLFFSFFGKLLNWKESTIVCLCLSAGLGNTSFLGIPLIESYYSKEGLPTVLIIDQLGTFLTLAIPGTYLGTKAKHALRSSETKSSLWKTLFTFPPFIALLVSMASRPISVPPELESAIARIGDTLIPLALFSVGYQLPGTIRINSEEPNAENPKRESDNSFRIRIPLLFGLIFKLIIGPILVWLCFGTFFHYSEKNVSADFFRNFKILVLESAMAPMITGSLLAAEWGLAPRLAVSLVGIGIPLSFLTTLGLYYLLENQAWTGTIFFGQ from the coding sequence ATGTCTAATTTTATAGTAATCGGACTTTGCTTTCTGTTCGGGATACTGATCCGGACCAAAGGAAAGTTTCCTTCCGATTCACATAAGGTTATCAATTCATTTATCATTTCTGTTTCCCTTCCTTGTATGGAGTTCGGACCGCTGCGTCATGCCTCTCTGGATGGGAACTTCTTAGCATTCGCATCCATGCCTTGGGTGTTATTCGGATTCGGATTTTTATTTTTCAGCTTTTTTGGAAAACTACTGAACTGGAAAGAAAGCACGATCGTATGTCTTTGCCTTTCTGCAGGACTCGGAAACACTTCCTTTCTGGGAATTCCTCTGATAGAATCCTATTATTCAAAAGAGGGACTTCCTACGGTTTTGATCATAGACCAACTCGGAACATTTCTCACTCTTGCCATTCCTGGAACTTATTTAGGAACCAAAGCAAAGCATGCTCTCCGATCTTCGGAAACCAAGTCCTCACTTTGGAAGACATTATTCACATTCCCTCCCTTTATCGCGTTATTGGTATCTATGGCCTCTCGTCCAATTTCAGTTCCTCCGGAACTTGAATCCGCAATCGCAAGGATTGGAGACACGCTGATCCCGTTGGCTCTTTTTTCAGTCGGATACCAACTTCCTGGAACCATTCGAATCAATTCTGAAGAACCAAATGCCGAAAATCCCAAAAGAGAATCAGATAATTCTTTTAGGATCAGAATTCCTTTGTTATTCGGCTTAATATTTAAACTTATCATCGGCCCCATCTTGGTTTGGCTATGTTTCGGAACATTCTTCCATTATTCAGAGAAGAATGTAAGCGCAGATTTTTTCAGAAACTTTAAGATACTGGTTTTGGAATCCGCAATGGCTCCCATGATTACAGGAAGTCTTCTTGCAGCAGAATGGGGACTTGCACCTAGGCTCGCCGTTTCCCTAGTCGGAATTGGAATACCGCTTTCTTTTCTAACGACCTTGGGATTGTATTACCTCCTGGAGAATCAGGCGTGGACTGGAACGATCTTTTTCGGGCAGTAA
- a CDS encoding M23 family metallopeptidase: MVIRSFTAFILSISFCPIFADITQNCDKKNICSFIETENEETSVYLQAKNLIPGTHITVYTSIEGSNIETEPQSPISFVLNDSEKKKVLTFKKKENMEAPTSIAVLAVAYYGDLSAKHDETYVYTLPYEGKSWISVGYNSGEEHKGGGAYSLDFVLPEGTPLLAARDGIVVETEDKFTEGRRDPKLIDKANRIVIEHSDGTVAIYGHLKSKGVFVKPGEKVIAGQKIGLSGDTGFSTGPHLHFEVYKPEENRKKKSFATLFKTESEEKEYLSEENAYWTPDGKAPPGFPITNLEEFCISHSIPDPDKVASCPGKLQTKKKFYLSIPIYKSGPYTFKAEFISLKTKKASFTFQEKIPGGINFEAWEIQPVLSAGMYKIKFYIEEKEIGERSLQILP; encoded by the coding sequence TATCTGTTCTTTTATAGAAACGGAAAACGAAGAAACTTCTGTTTATCTTCAAGCCAAAAACCTAATTCCAGGAACTCATATCACTGTATATACCTCAATCGAAGGTTCTAATATAGAAACTGAACCTCAAAGCCCGATCTCTTTCGTATTAAACGATTCGGAAAAGAAGAAGGTACTGACCTTTAAAAAGAAAGAGAATATGGAAGCTCCTACTTCCATAGCAGTGTTGGCAGTGGCGTATTACGGAGACTTATCCGCAAAGCATGACGAAACGTATGTATACACTCTTCCTTATGAAGGAAAATCTTGGATCTCAGTAGGTTATAATAGTGGAGAAGAACACAAAGGAGGAGGCGCATATTCTCTGGATTTTGTTCTTCCGGAAGGAACTCCACTTTTAGCAGCCAGAGACGGGATCGTAGTAGAAACAGAAGATAAATTTACGGAAGGAAGAAGAGACCCTAAACTCATAGATAAAGCAAACCGGATCGTGATAGAACATTCGGATGGAACAGTCGCAATTTATGGACATTTAAAATCTAAAGGCGTATTCGTAAAACCTGGAGAAAAAGTAATCGCAGGACAAAAAATAGGACTCTCAGGGGACACAGGATTCAGCACAGGACCTCATCTACATTTCGAAGTATATAAACCCGAAGAGAATCGTAAGAAAAAAAGTTTCGCTACCTTATTCAAAACAGAATCGGAAGAAAAAGAATATTTAAGCGAGGAAAATGCTTACTGGACCCCGGACGGAAAAGCTCCCCCCGGCTTTCCGATCACAAATCTAGAAGAATTCTGTATCAGTCATTCTATTCCAGATCCGGATAAGGTGGCTTCTTGTCCTGGCAAGCTACAAACTAAAAAGAAATTCTATCTTTCCATTCCGATCTATAAATCCGGGCCTTACACTTTTAAGGCGGAATTCATCTCCTTAAAAACTAAAAAGGCAAGTTTTACTTTTCAGGAAAAAATCCCTGGCGGGATCAATTTCGAAGCCTGGGAAATTCAGCCGGTTCTAAGCGCAGGAATGTATAAGATCAAATTTTATATAGAAGAAAAAGAGATCGGAGAAAGATCCCTGCAAATCCTTCCTTGA